Below is a window of Pseudodesulfovibrio sp. 5S69 DNA.
GTATTTTTGCATGGGGTCAGTCTCCTTTTGGTCGCCCATATTCGCAGCAGCGGCGGCCGCTGTCAACTTCTCGGGATCGGTTTCAACGGGCAATTCACAGTCCGATTGGGTGGAGCCGGGCCCGGCCAGGGGCCGGAAGCATTTTTTGGTGCCGCCGCAGATGGGACAGCGCCAGTCGTCGGGCAGGTCCTCAAACCGGGTGCCCTTGGGGATCTTCCCCTTCCGGTCGCCCTTGTCCGGGTTGTATATATAACCGCAGTTGACGGTCTGGCACTGGTATATCTCTTCGGGCAGGGCCATGGCTCTCTCCTGGGATGGAAAGGGCGGGCCTTGCAGCCCGCCCCCTTGATTCGCACGCGGGCGCCCCGCGGGCCCCGCCTCGCCGGAACCGCCTTACGCGCTGGCGGTCCACAGGCCGTGGATGTTGCAGTACTCGCGGGCCTTGAGTTCGCCGGACATGCCGCAGATGCAGAATTCGGCCTCGGGCTTGTCGCCGGGCTTGAGCATCTTGGTCAGGACCTTGTCGCCCACCTGGAGCTCGATCCATTCGATGTAGTGCTTCTCCTCCATGGGATGGGCCACGGAACCGACCTTGACGGTGACCTTGTCGCCGTCTTTCTCGATGACGGGAACGTGCTTTTCCTTGGCCGCGTCAACGGTGTTCTCGGCCATCAGCACCATGTCCTCGCCACAGCAGACCAGATCGCCGTCGCCTTCATGAATGGCCATGACGATATTCCCGCAGACATTACACTTGTAAACTTCGCCCAATTTGATTGCCATGTCGAATCCTCCTTTAAGGATGCGTTGAGTTGTGATTTCCTACCAGTTGGTGTCTTTGATCTCGAAGTGGGCCTGGGGATGGTCGCAGGCCGGGCATTTCACGGGAGCGGTGGTGCCCCGGTGGATATAGCCGCAGTTCTGGCAGCGCCAGAAGACTTCCCCGTCCTTGACGAAGACGTGGTCGGTCTCGATGTTGTTGATCAGGGCCGTGTAGCGCTCCTCGTGGTAACGCTCGGCCACGGCGATGTTCTCCATGACCGCGGCGATCTCGTTGAAGCCCTCTTCCCGTGCGATCTTGGCGAAGCCGGGGTACATCTCGGTGTTTTCCTCATGTTCGCCGGCCGCTGCGGCCTTGAGGTTCTCGAGCGTGTTGCCGATGACCCCGGCGGGAAAGGAGCCGGACACCTCGGCGGTGCCGCCCTCCATAAACTTGAACAACCGTTTCGCGTGCTCCTTCTCGTGCCCGGCGGTCTCCTCGAAAATCTTGGAGATCTGCACGTAACCCTCTTTGCGGGCCACGCTGGCGTAGTAGGTATATCTGTTGCGAGCCTGAGACTCGCCGGTGAAGGCATACATCAGGTTCTTTTCTGTCTGGGTTCCTTTCAATGACATTGTTCCTCCTTATCGGATCTGTCCTTGGTTTTCTGATTCACCACGCACCTTACACAAAAATACGCTCCTTGTCGTAGTTTTATGTGAAAAGGTATGGGCTTTCTCTTCATAAAGTCATTTGTCCCGATAAAACTTCCGGTTACCTTCAATGTGAGAATCATTCCTACATTTAACCGTCCCTGCTGTCAAGCGGGTCCGGCAAGGATTTTGACCATAAATAAAGCCGGTTGCCCAAAAGGCAACCGGCTTTGCGCCGTGCGAACGGAGAGTGCCGAAATTTATTGCCGCGCGGCCTGGCACTTAGGGCAGATGCCCACGAACTCCACGTTGGTGGTCAGTATCTTGTAGCCGCTGGTGCAGCTCTCCGGGATGACCGGGATGTCGATGTCGCATTCCACGTCGGCCACGGCCGTACAGACTTCGCACCGGATGTGCGGGTGCGGCTCCGGCGTGCCGTCGAAGCGCTTCTGCTCGCCGGGGGCGCCCAGCTTGAGCACCAACCCTTTGGACGACAGAAACTCAAGATTACGATACACCGTGCCCAGGCTGATCCTGGGGATAATCTTGCGCACCATGTCGTAAACCTCGTCGGCCGTAGGGTGCGACTTGACCTTGCGCAACTCTTCCAAAATAACTTTCCGCTGCTTGGAAAGCCTGAAACCCATTTCTTGAGCCATGGATGTCCTCCATATTTGATAACAATTACTATTCACCCAGACCGACCTTGTCAAGGGGAATCGTCGCCAGCGAAATTTACGGCTCATTATCCCAGAAAAGCAATTACTGCAAATGGCCCGGATGGGCAGAAGGTAGCAGCCTTGATTTGCTGGATAACTTCAGCCTGTTCAGGCCCGGCGGCCGGTGTCCGGAGCGCGTGAAAAAAGGCCCGGCCGAAGCCGGGCCCGTTGTGTCTTCACGCCCGCTAGTTGCGGAACTTGGCTACCAGTTCAGCCAGTTTCTCGGCCAACTCCGAGACCTCCTGGATGCCCTGGTTGGACTTGCGGATGCCGGACAGGACCTCCTGGGAGAGGTTGTTGATCTGGGTTACCCGGGTGTTGATCTCGTCCGAGGTGGAGGACTGCTGCTCCGCCGCGGTGGCGATGCCGTTGACCATGTCGGCGATCGAGTTGGAATGCTTGACGATCTCGTCGAGCACGCCGCCCGCCTCCTGGGCCATGCCCGAGGTGTTCACGACCCGTTTCTTGACGGTGTCCATCTCCTTGACCACGTCGCTGGTGGACTGCTGGATCAGGGAGATGGCCCCCTCGACCTCCTTGGTGGCGTCCATGGTCTTCTCGGCCAGCTTGCGGACCTCGTCCGCGACCACTGCGAAGCCGCGCCCGGCCTCGCCCGCGCGGGCCGCCTCGATGGCTGCGTTGAGCGCCAGCAGGTTGGTCTGGTCCGCGATGTCGTTGATCACGGCCATGACCTGACCGATGTTCTCGGCCCGGGTGGACAGGGAGGCCAGGGCCTCGGCCAGGTTCTCGGTGATGTCGGCCACGGAGTTGATCTCCTCCACGGTCTTGCCCACCACCACGCCGCCCGAGGCGGCCACCTTGTTGGCCTGGTCCGACGCCTCGGCGGTCTCGGAGGCGTTCTTGGCCACCTCCAGCACCGTGGCGTTCATCTCCTCCATGGCCGTGGCCACCTGGCTGGTCTCGTTGGCCGTGGTGTCCACCCCGTTGGCCAGTTGGTCCATCTGGGTGGACAGGATGTTGGAGGCCTCGTTGAGCTTGTTGGCCACTTCGGTGACCTCGTTGGCCACCTCCAGGAGGTTCTGGCGCTGCTGCTCGATGTTCTTCTTGTCCTCTTCCTCGCGCGTCAGGTCGATGAGCACGCAGATGACGCCCACGGTCTCGCCTTCGGCGTCCTTGAGCGGCGAGGCCTCGAACAGGAGCGGGAAGGTGGTTCCGTCCCGGCGGGTGAACACGAAGCGGCCGTTGAGCGGCTCGCCCAGGGCGATGACCTCGCCCGCGTTGCAGGCGGAGCCGTCCTCGGACTCGCAGGCGAAGACCTCGGACACGGGACGGCCCTTGAGTTCCTCCTCGGACAGATCGAGGATGGCCTGCAGGGGCGGATTGGCGAACTGCAGGGTCTGCTGCGCGTCGGTCACGAACAGGGGGACCACGATGCCGCTGAGCACGCTCTGATTGTATTCCAGTTGGTTCTTGATCTGGCCGACCATGGCCCCGAGGTAGCGCGACAGGGAACCGAGCTCGTCGGTTCCGGCCACTTCGAACCGGGCGTCCAGGTTGCCGTGCGCCACGTCCTTGGCGGTGGTCGCGATGGACGTGATGCGGTTGACGATGGCCTTGCGCATGAAGATGATCAGCGCGGCCAGCAGGGCCAGGACGCCGAGCACCGAGATGCCGGCGGATTTGAACTGGTTTTCGAGCAGTGCGTTGTACTGCGGGCTGACGTCCACGGCCACGACCATGGACCCGAGGATCTTCCGGCTGCGGCCATGGCAGTGATAACAGAACGGATTGTTCTCGACGGTCTTGACCTCGACGAAGTGGCGCTTGCCGTCGATGTCCTCGAGTTTGCCCTCGGCCAGCTTCTCCTCAAGCCCCCTGGTCACCAGGTCGGGCAGCCCGGCCTCGGGCCGGACCTCGAAGATCTTCTTGCGCTCGGCGTCGGTCTCGGTGGAATAGGTGATCTCGCCCTTGTAGTCGGTCAGGTAGACCTTGATGTCCGGATAGCGCTCGGCCATCTGCAGGAACTTGATCTCGGTGCCGTCGTTGTCCCCCTTGGCCATGGGGTCCTCGATGGCGATGTAGAGCATGTCCGCCACCCGCTCGGCGGCTATGGCCACCTCGCTCAGGGTGTGGTCCTTGGTGGACATGGAGCTGTAGGCGAACAACCCGGCAAAGGCCAGGATGGTCAACAGGGACGACAACAGGATGAGCTTGATGCCCAGGGACCGCGTGATGAAATTGTCCATACGGCCTCCTAGTGCGCCCCGCCGTACAACAGCGGCTTGAAGTCAAACGCCTTGACCCGCTCGGGGTTGTGGCAACCGGTGCAGTCGTCCAGGCTCAACTTGCCCTTGATCAGTTCCGGGTCACCCCCGGACTCCACATGGTCGTAGCCCGGCCCGTGGCAGACCTCGCACCCGGCCTGGGCCAGGTCCGGGGTCTTCTCGAAGCTGACGAACCCGCCCGGCTTGCCGTACCCGGTCATGTGGCAGCCGTAACACTCGGCCAGCTCATCCGGGGTCAGGTCGCCCATCATGATCTTGACGGAGTCCCCGGAATGGGCCTTCTTCGCAAATTTCTTGTAGTTGCCGTATTCCTGCTCGTGGCATTCATTGCACGCCTCGGAACCGACGTAGCGTCCTGAATCCGTCCGGCCCGTACCGGTCATAGCGGCGGATACGACAAGGGCTGCCAGCGAAAATGCACAGCAGCCCTTGATCCAAACCGATCTTTTGAACATGAACCAACCCCCATCAGCTATAAAGCCAGGTGCCGCAACCGGCCGGGCACCCTTAACCCGGCCTGGTCAAATACGCCGTCACCATAGAGAATTATTCACTTTTGGTAAAGGCTTGGCGTTAGGGATTGTGTTCTGTGAGGCCAAGTTACCAGGCCAGGGTCTCCTTGAAGGCGCGGGCCAGGTCCGAAACGTCTGCGTCCAGGACCTTGCGGTCGGCCAGGGTGGCGCTCAGGGCGGGCGCCTCCGAGACATTGCCGACCCAGGCGCAGTCCTGTCCGGCGAACAGGGACTCGAACCGTTCGCGGTCGGTCGGGGCTACCGAAACCACCAGCCGGCTGGCGGATTCGGCATAGAGCAGGCCGGTCAGGTTGAGCTCGCCGCAGGCGGGCACCTGGTCCAGATCCACTTCCGCGCCGAGCCGTCCGCCGATGCACATCTCGGCCAGGGCCACGCCCAGGCCGCCGTCCGAGCAGTCGTGACAGGCGGTGATCAGCCCGGCCTGGGAGGCCGCGAACACGGTCTCATACCGCCTCTTGGCGGTGAGCAGGTCCACCTGGGGCACGCGGGCGTCGGAGAAACCGAGCTGGGCCGCGATCTCGCTGCCGCCCATCTCGGGTCTGGTGAGGCCCAGGACGTAGATCAGGTCGCCCGGCTTCTTGAAGTCCGAGGTCAGGCACTTGTTCACGTCCGGGATGACGCCGATGATCGAGAAGAGCACGGTGGGCGGGATGGAAATCTTGCGGCCGCCGCCCTTGTAGTCGTTCTTCATGGAATCCTTGCCGGACACGCAGGGCACGCCGAAGCCGAGGCAGTAATGGGCCAGGGCCTGGTTGGCACGGACCAGTTGGGCCAGCTTGTAGTGGCCGTCCGGGGTGGACTCGGACTGGACCGGGTCGCACCAGCAGAAGTTGTCCACGCCGGCCATGTAGGAGACGTCGCCGCCCACGGCCACCGCGTTGCGCACGGCCTCGTCGATGGCGTTGGCCATCATCCAGTAGGTGTCAAAATCCGAGAACTGCGGGCAGATGCCGTGGGAGACCACCAACCCCCTGTCCGAGCCGTATTCGGGCCGGATGACGCCCGCATCCGACGGGCCGTCGCCGTGCACGCCGACCATGGGCTTGACTGCGGACTTGCCCTGGACCTCGTGGTCGTACTGCCGGACCACATACTCCTTGGAGCAGATGTTCAGGCGGCCGAGCATGGCCTTGAGCAGTGCGTTCTGGTCGTCGGCCACGGGCACCGCGTCCTGGACGATTGCGGGCCGCTTCCAGACCGCCGTAAGCTCCATCTGGGGCACGCCGTGGTGCAGGAACTCCATGTCCAGGCAGGTGACCAGCTTGTCGCCGTAGCGCACCAGGTACTTGCCCGATTCGGTGAAGGTGCCGAGTGCGGTGGACTCCACGTCCATCTCGTCGGACAGGCGCATGAACTCGTCGAGCTTGTCCGCGGGCACGGCCATGGTCATACGCTCCTGGGCCTCGGAGATGAGAATCTCCCACGGGCGCAGGCCGTCGTACTTGAGCGGGGCCTTTTTCAGGTCCATGTCGAAGCCGCCGGAATCCTCGGCCATCTCGCCCACGGAGGAGGACAGGCCGCCCGCCCCGTTGTCGGTGATGGCGTGGTACAGCCCGAGGTCGCGGGCGCGCATGAGAAAATCGTACATCTTGCGCTGGGTGATGGGGTCTCCGATCTGGACCGCCGTGGCCGGGGAGCCCTCGTGCAGTTCCTCGGACGAGAAGGTCGCGCCGTGGATGCCGTCCGCGCCGATGCGGCCGCCGGACATGACGATGACGTCGCCGGGCAGGGCGCACTTCTCGTAGGACGGGTGCCCGGACACCGTGACCGGCATGGTCCCGATGGTGCCGCAGTAGACCAGCGGCTTGCCCAGGTAGCGCTCGTCGAAGACGATGGACCCGTTCACGGTCGGGATGCCGGACTTGTTGCCGCCGTGCTCCACGCCCTCGCGCACGCCCTCGAAGACGCGGCGCGGGTGCAGCAACCGGGGCGGCAGCTCGCCCTCGTGGAACGGGGAGGCGAAGCAGAAGACGTCGGTGTTGCACAACAGGTTCGCGCCCATGCCCGTGCCCATGGGGTCGCGGTTGACGCCGACGATGCCGGTCAGGGCTCCGCCGTAGGGGTCGAGCGCGGACGGGGAGTTGTGCGTCTCCATCTTGACGCAGACGTTGATGGATTCGGAAAATTTGATCACGCCCGCGTTGTCCTTGAACACGGACAGGCAGTAGTCGCCGCCCTCGCGGGAGGCCGCGTTGCGAGCGCGGATCTGTTTGGTCGAGCCCTGAATGAAGGTCTTGTACAGGCTGGAGTACTCGACGGTCTTGCCGGTCTCGGTGTTTTGGTACTCGATCTTGGCCGAGAATATCTTGTGCTTGCAGTGCTCGGACCAGGTCTGGGCCAGGACCTCGATCTCGGCGTCCGTGGGGTCGGCGGACAGGCCGACCTTCGCGCGCTCGGCCGCAACCGCCGGGTCGGCGAAGTAGGCGCGGATGTCGTGCAGCTCCCTGAGCGACAGGGCCAGGGTATTGGCTCGGGAAAAATCCATCAGTTCGTCGTCGGACATGGTCGACAGGGGGATGACCGCCACCTCGTCGGAGGCCTGGCCCGTAACCCGGGCGGCCTTGGCCGTAAAACCGGGGTCGTCGGCCCACTGGGCGGCGGACTTGTACTCGAAGCGCTGGATCAGCTCGTTGGCGAGCAGGTCCTTGGCGATACGGTGCGCGCCCGCGTCGTCCATATCGGCCTGGATGAGGTACTGGCGCGAGGTGTAGACCTTGATCCCCTCGCGCTCGGCCTTGGACAGGCCCAGGACCACGCCCATGGTCTCGCGGGCGGTGCGGCCCTCGTTGTCGGTCACGCCGGGCCGGAAGCCGACCTCGATGATCCAGTCGAAGTCGCGCGCCAGGGGTTCGAGCGAGACCTCGTGCAGGACCGGGTCATGCAGCGCGGCCCGCTCCAGGACCAGGTCCACCTGCTCCTGCGTCGCGCCCTCCAAGGTGAACACGTTGACGATGCGGACGTCGCGCACGTCCATGCCGAGCTCGCTCTTGATCTTGCGGGCGATCTTCTCGCCCAGCACGTCCCGGACGCCTTCCTTCAGTCCAACGATCACACGACAAAGCATATCTGGCCTCTCCTCTCGATATGAAAAGCTGTAGGGCCGGCCTTCCCGTGCGGAGGACCGGCCCTGAAAGTCACTTGGTTCGGGTCAATACGAAATCCGCGGCCTGTTCGAGCACGACCAGCTCGTCGCCGGGCGCGAACCCGTCCAGACACGCCTTGGCCTTTTCGACGTACAGGGCGGCCTCCTCCCTGGTCTTCTCCGAGTAGCCCCCCTCCCGGACCTGGTCCAGGATGTCGGCGGTCTGGGCGTCGCTCAGGGAGCCGTCCTTGAGCGCCTCCAGCAGGACCTCGGCCCCGGCCCCGTCACCCTCCTCCATGAGCAGGATGAGCGGCAGGGTGACCTTGCCCTCCTTGAGGTCGCCGCCCTCGGGCTTGCCCGTCTCGGACGTGGGCGAGGCGTAGTCCAGGGCGTCGTCCACCAGTTGGAAGGCGATGCCCAGGTTCAGGCCGAACTCGCCTGCGGCGTCCTCCCGTTCCGGGGAGGCCCCGGCCAGGGCCGCGCCGCACCGGCAGGCGCACTCGATGAGCCGCGCGGTCTTGCCGATGATGATGCGCATGTAGGTCTCCCGGTCGAGCGACGGACTGCGCGAAAATTCGATCTCCTCGATCTCACCCGCGGCGGTCTCCATGATGCCCTTGGCCAGCAGCCAGGACAGACGCGGATTGCCGTAGCGCGCGCCCATCTCGTTGGCCAGGGCGAGCAGGGCGTCGCCCGCCAGGATGGTCTCGGTCCGGCCGAAGACCAGATGGGCCGCGTCCCGGCCGCGCCGCAGTTCGGCGTCGTCCAGGTAGTCGTCGTGCAGCAGGGTGGCGGAATGGAGCAGCTCCAGGGCGGAGGCGATGGCGTGATAGTCGTCCTTGCCGTAGCCGAGCGCGCGGGCGAACAGGAGGGTAAGCATGGGCCGGATGCGCTTGCCGCCGGACCCGATGATGTACTTGGCGACATCCCGGACCAGCCCG
It encodes the following:
- the rbr gene encoding rubrerythrin gives rise to the protein MSLKGTQTEKNLMYAFTGESQARNRYTYYASVARKEGYVQISKIFEETAGHEKEHAKRLFKFMEGGTAEVSGSFPAGVIGNTLENLKAAAAGEHEENTEMYPGFAKIAREEGFNEIAAVMENIAVAERYHEERYTALINNIETDHVFVKDGEVFWRCQNCGYIHRGTTAPVKCPACDHPQAHFEIKDTNW
- a CDS encoding methyl-accepting chemotaxis protein; translated protein: MDNFITRSLGIKLILLSSLLTILAFAGLFAYSSMSTKDHTLSEVAIAAERVADMLYIAIEDPMAKGDNDGTEIKFLQMAERYPDIKVYLTDYKGEITYSTETDAERKKIFEVRPEAGLPDLVTRGLEEKLAEGKLEDIDGKRHFVEVKTVENNPFCYHCHGRSRKILGSMVVAVDVSPQYNALLENQFKSAGISVLGVLALLAALIIFMRKAIVNRITSIATTAKDVAHGNLDARFEVAGTDELGSLSRYLGAMVGQIKNQLEYNQSVLSGIVVPLFVTDAQQTLQFANPPLQAILDLSEEELKGRPVSEVFACESEDGSACNAGEVIALGEPLNGRFVFTRRDGTTFPLLFEASPLKDAEGETVGVICVLIDLTREEEDKKNIEQQRQNLLEVANEVTEVANKLNEASNILSTQMDQLANGVDTTANETSQVATAMEEMNATVLEVAKNASETAEASDQANKVAASGGVVVGKTVEEINSVADITENLAEALASLSTRAENIGQVMAVINDIADQTNLLALNAAIEAARAGEAGRGFAVVADEVRKLAEKTMDATKEVEGAISLIQQSTSDVVKEMDTVKKRVVNTSGMAQEAGGVLDEIVKHSNSIADMVNGIATAAEQQSSTSDEINTRVTQINNLSQEVLSGIRKSNQGIQEVSELAEKLAELVAKFRN
- a CDS encoding Fur family transcriptional regulator; this encodes MAQEMGFRLSKQRKVILEELRKVKSHPTADEVYDMVRKIIPRISLGTVYRNLEFLSSKGLVLKLGAPGEQKRFDGTPEPHPHIRCEVCTAVADVECDIDIPVIPESCTSGYKILTTNVEFVGICPKCQAARQ
- a CDS encoding cytochrome c family protein, whose translation is MFKRSVWIKGCCAFSLAALVVSAAMTGTGRTDSGRYVGSEACNECHEQEYGNYKKFAKKAHSGDSVKIMMGDLTPDELAECYGCHMTGYGKPGGFVSFEKTPDLAQAGCEVCHGPGYDHVESGGDPELIKGKLSLDDCTGCHNPERVKAFDFKPLLYGGAH
- a CDS encoding phosphoribosylformylglycinamidine synthase subunit PurS, with product MLCRVIVGLKEGVRDVLGEKIARKIKSELGMDVRDVRIVNVFTLEGATQEQVDLVLERAALHDPVLHEVSLEPLARDFDWIIEVGFRPGVTDNEGRTARETMGVVLGLSKAEREGIKVYTSRQYLIQADMDDAGAHRIAKDLLANELIQRFEYKSAAQWADDPGFTAKAARVTGQASDEVAVIPLSTMSDDELMDFSRANTLALSLRELHDIRAYFADPAVAAERAKVGLSADPTDAEIEVLAQTWSEHCKHKIFSAKIEYQNTETGKTVEYSSLYKTFIQGSTKQIRARNAASREGGDYCLSVFKDNAGVIKFSESINVCVKMETHNSPSALDPYGGALTGIVGVNRDPMGTGMGANLLCNTDVFCFASPFHEGELPPRLLHPRRVFEGVREGVEHGGNKSGIPTVNGSIVFDERYLGKPLVYCGTIGTMPVTVSGHPSYEKCALPGDVIVMSGGRIGADGIHGATFSSEELHEGSPATAVQIGDPITQRKMYDFLMRARDLGLYHAITDNGAGGLSSSVGEMAEDSGGFDMDLKKAPLKYDGLRPWEILISEAQERMTMAVPADKLDEFMRLSDEMDVESTALGTFTESGKYLVRYGDKLVTCLDMEFLHHGVPQMELTAVWKRPAIVQDAVPVADDQNALLKAMLGRLNICSKEYVVRQYDHEVQGKSAVKPMVGVHGDGPSDAGVIRPEYGSDRGLVVSHGICPQFSDFDTYWMMANAIDEAVRNAVAVGGDVSYMAGVDNFCWCDPVQSESTPDGHYKLAQLVRANQALAHYCLGFGVPCVSGKDSMKNDYKGGGRKISIPPTVLFSIIGVIPDVNKCLTSDFKKPGDLIYVLGLTRPEMGGSEIAAQLGFSDARVPQVDLLTAKRRYETVFAASQAGLITACHDCSDGGLGVALAEMCIGGRLGAEVDLDQVPACGELNLTGLLYAESASRLVVSVAPTDRERFESLFAGQDCAWVGNVSEAPALSATLADRKVLDADVSDLARAFKETLAW
- a CDS encoding desulfoferrodoxin — encoded protein: MAIKLGEVYKCNVCGNIVMAIHEGDGDLVCCGEDMVLMAENTVDAAKEKHVPVIEKDGDKVTVKVGSVAHPMEEKHYIEWIELQVGDKVLTKMLKPGDKPEAEFCICGMSGELKAREYCNIHGLWTASA
- a CDS encoding polyprenyl synthetase family protein encodes the protein MDELLRFFQRELPGINEFLDNEAEQLNGLVRDVAKYIIGSGGKRIRPMLTLLFARALGYGKDDYHAIASALELLHSATLLHDDYLDDAELRRGRDAAHLVFGRTETILAGDALLALANEMGARYGNPRLSWLLAKGIMETAAGEIEEIEFSRSPSLDRETYMRIIIGKTARLIECACRCGAALAGASPEREDAAGEFGLNLGIAFQLVDDALDYASPTSETGKPEGGDLKEGKVTLPLILLMEEGDGAGAEVLLEALKDGSLSDAQTADILDQVREGGYSEKTREEAALYVEKAKACLDGFAPGDELVVLEQAADFVLTRTK